From Daucus carota subsp. sativus chromosome 6, DH1 v3.0, whole genome shotgun sequence, the proteins below share one genomic window:
- the LOC108224808 gene encoding large ribosomal subunit protein bL35c-like has protein sequence MAMASCTTKFSANFANSGQLNKPVIKNSDGVVKFSGFKIKKVSVSLSLSSSHCICQCQPLASRSLFSAVASPPSGNNPQPVSIVAAKGYKMKTHKMGLRNDITQYTDGITDIECDMKVFVTLFIIMFFASAKRFRVTGSGKIIRRRAGKQHLLAKKNNKRKLRLSKMLQVDRSDYNNVIGALPYLKLSVSDLLLYHLHGFYGLFFCPFSDFVPLDD, from the exons ATGGCTATGGCTTCTTGCACCACAAAATTCTCCGCTAATTTCGCTAACTCCGGTCAATTGAACAAGCCAGTTATCAAAAACTCAGATGGGGTTGTGAAATTTTCAGGCTTTAAAATCAAGAAAGTTTCAGTCAGCCTCTCCTTGTCTTCTTCGCATTGTATATGTCAGTGCCAACCACTTGCTAGCCGGAGCCTCTTTTCTGCTGTTGCTTCTCCTCCAAGCGGTAATAATCCTCAGCCCGTTTCGATTGTGGCCGCAAAAGGCTATAAAATGAAGACCCACAAG ATGGGATTGAGAAATGACATCACCCAGTATACAGATGGAATCACTGATATCGAATGTGATATGAAAGTGTTTGTTACTTTGTTTATCATAATGTTTTTC GCTTCTGCTAAACGATTCCGGGTGACTGGAAGTGGGAAGATTATAAGGAGGagagctgggaaacaacattTGCTTGCAAAGAAGAATAATAAGAGGAAATTGAGGCTTTCCAAAATG CTACAAGTTGACCGCAGTGACTACAACAATGTGATTGGTGCATTGCCCTATCTGAAG CTTAGTGTATCTGATTTGCTGCTTTATCATCTTCATGGCTTCTATGGTCTTTTTTTTTGCCCGTTCAGCGATTTTGTTCCACTGGACGACTAA
- the LOC108224841 gene encoding nuclear pore complex protein NUP43 yields MAANNPETLQIHRIPQSTYIDAVRWLPPLSVFERFILLAVSDSNSDASLLEIRALNRSNPSILTPLSSLQLASRTSSLKVCQTPHKPLIAASSFSGSVRFLFVDNVEVGFDGSEHIVPEKSLHVGPISCIDLGGNELECVSVGEDGRVGLVSVGEGELSVRKVFDSAGLVSYSAVKWASPTEFVTGGLGFSVQWWDLRKPGAAVSQFKGNWDQGASSGIVHSIDIHPSRKHTCLAGGSSGTVFTWDIRWPQQPIVLSGAGQDAASARSLSASEVWEVQYDTFTRSSNHRISSTRVLPVMMCSEDGILAVTEEGEEPIELLVEPCAINCFDIDRQNPSDVICSMEWESVAILSRA; encoded by the exons ATGGCAGCAAACAACCCCGAAACCCTCCAAATCCACCGCATCCCCCAATCCACCTACATCGACGCCGTTCGCTGGCTCCCCCCTCTCTCCGTCTTCGAGCGCTTCATCCTCCTCGCGGTCTCCGACTCCAATTCCGACGCTTCCCTCCTCGAAATCCGTGCCCTAAACCGCTCTAACCCCTCTATCTTAACCCCCCTATCTTCCCTCCAACTGGCCTCCCGCACATCCTCTCTCAAAGTCTGCCAGACCCCCCACAAGCCCCTGATCGCGGCCTCGAGTTTTTCGGGTTCGGTTCGTTTTTTGTTTGTGGATAATGTGGAGGTTGGGTTTGATGGGTCGGAGCATATCGTGCCCGAAAAGAGTTTACACGTGGGACCCATTTCGTGTATTGACTTGGGGGGAAATGAGTTGGAGTGTGTTAGTGTTGGGGAGGATGGGAGAGTAGGATTGGTGAGTGTTGGTGAGGGGGAGTTGAGTGTTAGGAAGGTGTTTGATAGTGCTGGATTGGTGTCGTATAGTGCGGTGAAGTGGGCTAGTCCGACGGAGTTTGTTACGGGTGGGTTGGGGTTTAGTGTGCAGTGGTGGGATTTGAGGAAGCCGGGTGCAGCGGTATCTCAGTTTAAGGGGAATTG GGATCAGGGCGCTAGCTCCGGGATTGTGCATTCCATAGACATCCATCCATCACGAAAACACACTTGCTTG GCAGGAGGCTCTTCTGGTACTGTTTTTACATGGGATATTCGGTGGCCCCAGCAACCAATAGTTCTTTCAGGGGCTGGGCAAGATGCTGCATCAGCTCGTTCACTATCTGCAAGTGAGGTTTGGGAGGTTCAGTATGACACTTTTACACGCTCTTCAAATCATAGAATTTCATCGACACGTGTTTTACCCGTAATGATGTGCTCGGAAGATGGAATCCTTGCTGTAACTGAAGAAG GTGAAGAACCCATTGAGCTTCTAGTAGAACCGTGTGCTATCAATTGCTTTGACATTGACAGACAAAATCCCTCG GATGTAATTTGTAGCATGGAATGGGAGTCTGTAGCAATATTGTCGAGGGCTTAA